In Alteribacter lacisalsi, a genomic segment contains:
- a CDS encoding PTS transporter subunit IIC translates to MKSFFKRKGVQPSFQTYVIDALSYMALGLFSSLIIGLILQTAGNQLLALEAGGGVSRFAGWLSGVGDLAMSLMGPAIGVAVAYGLKAPRLVLFAAVISGAAGAELGGPAGAFVAALLSVEAGKLVSRETKVDIIVTPFVTIVIGVAAATFIGPGIQTGLEQFGSLIMWATEQQPFIMGILVAVMMGLALTAPISSAAIAIMLGLSGVAAGAAAVGCAAQMVGFAASSFRENRWSGVIALGIGTSMLQIANVVKNPWILLPPTAAAAVLGPVSTVVFQMENLPAGAGMGTSGFVGQIMAFEAMGFTVSVLFIVLTMHFIGPAVLSLLLSEWLRKQGRIAFGDMKINQS, encoded by the coding sequence ATGAAATCTTTTTTTAAGAGAAAAGGGGTTCAGCCTTCTTTTCAGACGTACGTCATTGATGCTCTCAGTTACATGGCTCTCGGTCTGTTTTCGTCGTTGATCATCGGCCTCATTCTTCAGACCGCAGGCAATCAGCTCCTTGCTTTGGAGGCGGGCGGTGGTGTCAGTCGTTTTGCCGGGTGGCTTTCCGGTGTTGGTGATCTGGCTATGAGCCTGATGGGGCCGGCGATTGGTGTTGCAGTAGCCTATGGCCTTAAGGCTCCCCGGCTGGTACTCTTTGCAGCGGTCATCAGTGGGGCAGCAGGAGCAGAGCTGGGCGGACCGGCAGGCGCTTTCGTGGCAGCGCTCCTCAGTGTCGAGGCAGGAAAGCTCGTTTCCCGGGAAACAAAAGTCGATATTATTGTCACTCCTTTTGTGACCATTGTGATCGGAGTGGCAGCAGCCACATTTATCGGACCGGGCATCCAGACCGGCCTGGAACAGTTTGGTTCTCTAATCATGTGGGCAACGGAACAGCAGCCGTTTATCATGGGGATCCTGGTGGCAGTGATGATGGGGCTGGCTCTTACAGCGCCTATTTCAAGTGCTGCTATTGCCATTATGCTCGGCCTTTCCGGAGTGGCAGCAGGGGCAGCAGCAGTCGGATGTGCAGCACAGATGGTCGGTTTTGCGGCCAGCAGCTTCCGTGAAAACAGATGGTCCGGTGTGATTGCACTAGGTATCGGCACCTCCATGCTGCAAATCGCAAACGTTGTAAAAAATCCATGGATTCTTCTGCCTCCGACTGCGGCAGCGGCTGTACTCGGACCGGTTTCCACCGTTGTTTTTCAGATGGAAAACCTGCCTGCCGGAGCGGGAATGGGAACGAGCGGCTTTGTCGGCCAGATTATGGCATTTGAAGCCATGGGCTTTACAGTAAGCGTCCTGTTTATCGTTTTGACTATGCACTTTATTGGACCTGCCGTCCTCAGTCTTTTATTATCGGAATGGCTGAGAAAGCAGGGGCGCATTGCTTTTGGAGATATGAAAATAAACCAGTCCTAG